The proteins below are encoded in one region of Populus alba chromosome 2, ASM523922v2, whole genome shotgun sequence:
- the LOC118028089 gene encoding protein DA1 isoform X1, protein MPVKKFVDDDQITIHVMGWLSKIFKGSNHNISEGHYYGNYGQDASYNAPSTSGEAYLEQENEEDIDRAIALSLLEDNHNVKNVADVEIQLKEDEQLAKALQESLSVESPPRYGNGIPRYGNGIPYQGNAYQPYPIHFPMGFRVCAGCNTEIGQGKFLNCLNAFWHPECFRCHACGLPISDYEFSMTGNYPYHKSCYKERYHPKCEVCKLFIPTNPAGLIEYRAHPFWIQKYCPSHEHDGTPRCCSCERMEPQDTGYVALNDGRKLCLECLDSAVMDTKHCQPLYLDIQEFYERLNMKVEQHVPLLLVERQALNEARDGEKNGHYHMPETRGLCLSEEQTISTVSKQPRFGAGNRAMGMMTEPYKLTRRCEVTAILILYGLPRLLTGSILAHEMMHAWMRLQGFQTLSQDVEEGICQVLAHMWLDSELTPTSGSNIASSSASRTTKNGTRSQFERKLGDFFKHQIESDTSPVYGDGFRAGQQAVQKYGLERTLDHIRMTGKFPY, encoded by the exons ATGCCTG TTAAGAAATTTGTTGATGATGACCAGATAACCATACACGTTATGGGTTGGCTTAGCAAGATTTTTAAAGGGTCCAATCATAATATTTCAGAAGGGCATTACTATGGAAATTATGGACAGGATGCTAGCTATAATGCACCTTCTACGTCAGGG GAAGCATATTTGGAGCAGGAAAATGAGGAGGATATTGATCGTGCTATTGCGTTATCCCTTTTAGAGGACAATCACAATGTAAAAAATGTCGCAG ATGTTGAGATTCAATTGAAAGAAGATGAACAACTTGCCAAAGCTTTACAAGAAAGTTTAAGCGTTGAATCTCCTCCTCGATATGGAAATGGAATTCCTCGGTATGGAAATGGAATTCCATATCAAGGAAATGCATATCAGCCATATCCTATCCACTTTCCAATGGGATTCAG GGTATGCGCTGGTTGCAATACAGAGATTGGCCAAGGAAAATTTCTAAATTGCCTCAATGCATTTTGGCATCCAGAATGTTTCCGTTGTCATGCTTGCGGCCTACCAATTTCTGATTACGAG TTCTCGATGACTGGAAATTACCCTTATCATAAATCTTGCTACAAAGAGCGTTACCATCCAAAGTGTGAAGTCTGTAAGCTCTTT ATTCCAACAAACCCTGCTGGTCTTATTGAATATAGGGCTCATCCTTTTTGGATCCAGAAGTACTGCCCATCTCATGAACATGATGGTACTCCTCGGTGTTGCAGCTGTGAGCGAATGGAG CCACAAGACACGGGATATGTTGCCCTTAATGATGGTCGGAAGCTCTGTCTTGAGTGCCTGGACTCTGCAGTCATGGATACCAAGCATTGCCAACCCCTTTATCTTGATATACAAGAATTTTATGAACGTTTAAATATGAAGGTGGAGCAGCACGTTCCACTACTATTGGTTGAAAGACAAGCACTAAATGAAGCCCGGGATGGAGAAAAGAAT GGACATTACCACATGCCAGAGACTAGAGGACTTTGCCTTTCTGAGGAACAAACCATTAGCACT GTATCAAAGCAGCCAAGGTTTGGAGCAGGGAACCGAGCCATGGGTATGATGACAGAGCCTTACAAACTGACACGTCGTTGTGAGGTTACTGCAATTCTGATTTTGTATGGCCTCCCAAG GTTACTTACTGGGTCAATCCTAGCTCATGAGATGATGCATGCATGGATGCGGCTGCAAG GTTTCCAAACTCTCAGTCAAGATGTGGAAGAGGGTATTTGTCAGGTGCTTGCACACATGTGGTTGGATTCAGAGCTCACACCCACTTCAGGAAGCAATATCGCATCATCCTCTGCATCCAGGACAACAAAAAATGGTACAAGATCTCAATTTGAGAGAAAGCTTGGGGATTTTTTCAAGCATCAAATTGAATCAGATACTTCCCCGGTTTATGGAGATGGATTTAGAGCTGGTCAGCAAGCAGTGCAAAAATATGGTCTCGAAAGAACGCTTGATCATATACGAATGACAGGGAAGTTTCCATATTGA
- the LOC118028089 gene encoding protein DA1 isoform X2 produces MGWLSKIFKGSNHNISEGHYYGNYGQDASYNAPSTSGEAYLEQENEEDIDRAIALSLLEDNHNVKNVADVEIQLKEDEQLAKALQESLSVESPPRYGNGIPRYGNGIPYQGNAYQPYPIHFPMGFRVCAGCNTEIGQGKFLNCLNAFWHPECFRCHACGLPISDYEFSMTGNYPYHKSCYKERYHPKCEVCKLFIPTNPAGLIEYRAHPFWIQKYCPSHEHDGTPRCCSCERMEPQDTGYVALNDGRKLCLECLDSAVMDTKHCQPLYLDIQEFYERLNMKVEQHVPLLLVERQALNEARDGEKNGHYHMPETRGLCLSEEQTISTVSKQPRFGAGNRAMGMMTEPYKLTRRCEVTAILILYGLPRLLTGSILAHEMMHAWMRLQGFQTLSQDVEEGICQVLAHMWLDSELTPTSGSNIASSSASRTTKNGTRSQFERKLGDFFKHQIESDTSPVYGDGFRAGQQAVQKYGLERTLDHIRMTGKFPY; encoded by the exons ATGGGTTGGCTTAGCAAGATTTTTAAAGGGTCCAATCATAATATTTCAGAAGGGCATTACTATGGAAATTATGGACAGGATGCTAGCTATAATGCACCTTCTACGTCAGGG GAAGCATATTTGGAGCAGGAAAATGAGGAGGATATTGATCGTGCTATTGCGTTATCCCTTTTAGAGGACAATCACAATGTAAAAAATGTCGCAG ATGTTGAGATTCAATTGAAAGAAGATGAACAACTTGCCAAAGCTTTACAAGAAAGTTTAAGCGTTGAATCTCCTCCTCGATATGGAAATGGAATTCCTCGGTATGGAAATGGAATTCCATATCAAGGAAATGCATATCAGCCATATCCTATCCACTTTCCAATGGGATTCAG GGTATGCGCTGGTTGCAATACAGAGATTGGCCAAGGAAAATTTCTAAATTGCCTCAATGCATTTTGGCATCCAGAATGTTTCCGTTGTCATGCTTGCGGCCTACCAATTTCTGATTACGAG TTCTCGATGACTGGAAATTACCCTTATCATAAATCTTGCTACAAAGAGCGTTACCATCCAAAGTGTGAAGTCTGTAAGCTCTTT ATTCCAACAAACCCTGCTGGTCTTATTGAATATAGGGCTCATCCTTTTTGGATCCAGAAGTACTGCCCATCTCATGAACATGATGGTACTCCTCGGTGTTGCAGCTGTGAGCGAATGGAG CCACAAGACACGGGATATGTTGCCCTTAATGATGGTCGGAAGCTCTGTCTTGAGTGCCTGGACTCTGCAGTCATGGATACCAAGCATTGCCAACCCCTTTATCTTGATATACAAGAATTTTATGAACGTTTAAATATGAAGGTGGAGCAGCACGTTCCACTACTATTGGTTGAAAGACAAGCACTAAATGAAGCCCGGGATGGAGAAAAGAAT GGACATTACCACATGCCAGAGACTAGAGGACTTTGCCTTTCTGAGGAACAAACCATTAGCACT GTATCAAAGCAGCCAAGGTTTGGAGCAGGGAACCGAGCCATGGGTATGATGACAGAGCCTTACAAACTGACACGTCGTTGTGAGGTTACTGCAATTCTGATTTTGTATGGCCTCCCAAG GTTACTTACTGGGTCAATCCTAGCTCATGAGATGATGCATGCATGGATGCGGCTGCAAG GTTTCCAAACTCTCAGTCAAGATGTGGAAGAGGGTATTTGTCAGGTGCTTGCACACATGTGGTTGGATTCAGAGCTCACACCCACTTCAGGAAGCAATATCGCATCATCCTCTGCATCCAGGACAACAAAAAATGGTACAAGATCTCAATTTGAGAGAAAGCTTGGGGATTTTTTCAAGCATCAAATTGAATCAGATACTTCCCCGGTTTATGGAGATGGATTTAGAGCTGGTCAGCAAGCAGTGCAAAAATATGGTCTCGAAAGAACGCTTGATCATATACGAATGACAGGGAAGTTTCCATATTGA